The Takifugu rubripes chromosome 3, fTakRub1.2, whole genome shotgun sequence genome contains a region encoding:
- the LOC101079356 gene encoding complement receptor type 1-like isoform X2, whose amino-acid sequence MRTVGWNVVIVSFAYLASAELPKKCSAPPEYPHTTLVKKYSSRKIFNEGEKIYYNCAEDFTPSKGFRAVQCSRGKWTKLTLKCEKKSCGNAGDLPNGQFEYEGNLYLGEKVFAVCNQGYTLKGPNYMICKKSGWTGEIPTCEEGEATCSTPAVANSLSPSGEVVRAGDSVNITCREGFQLDGAQQITCGPDGRWGPLPPQCLRTYVPTQLPDKDLRCGVPEAVGNADLADRFTTMKSFASGDRVHYVCEVGHVQAGGSRYRKCVDGKWTPLHLRCERKLCGSAGEITNGEFVYTGVQFGDTATAVCDEGHLLVGQATRNCMAQGWDGRIPICEAIDCGEPPKVANAELQGSREPPFTYRSTVHYRCLTGTMIGSREVWCTQDGTWSTLPTCKDVTCPPPRVPGGFWSGASRASYEHRDSITIECKPGYASTGPSVVTCGSDGRWSPGLPRCAPRARPVRWRN is encoded by the exons ATGAGGACGGTCGGCTGGAATGTTGTGATTGTATCGTTCGCCTACCTGGCTTCAG CTGAATTGCCAAAGAAGTGCTCTGCGCCGCCCGAGTACCCGCACACCACCCTGGTTAAGAAGTACAGCAGCAGAAAGATTTTCAATGAAGGAGAGAAGATTTATTATAACTGTGCAGAAGATTTCACTCCATCCAAAGGGTTCCGAGCTGTGCAGTGTTCACGCGGAAAATGGACTAAATTGACTCTCAAGTGCGAAA AGAAATCCTGCGGAAACGCTGGGGATCTGCCAAACGGACAGTTCGAGTATGAAGGGAATTTATACCTGGGGGAGAAGGTCTTCGCCGTATGTAACCAGGG ATACACCCTGAAAGGACCCAACTACATGATCTGCAAGAAGTCCGGCTGGACGGGTGAGATTCCAACCTGTGAAG AGGGGGAGGCCACCTGTTCCACCCCTGCGGTCGCCAACTCTCTCAGCCCGTCTGGAGAGGTGGTCCGAGCGGGCGACAGCGTGAACATCACCTGCCGCGAAGGTTTCCAGCTGGACGGAGCTCAGCAGATCACCTGTGGTCCAGACGGCCGGTGGggacctctgcccccccagtGCCTGCGCACATACGTTCCAACCCAGTTACCTGATAAAGACC TACGCTGCGGCGTCCCAGAAGCCGTCGGAAACGCCGACCTTGCCGACAGATTCACCACAATGAAAAGCTTTGCTTCTGGTGACCGGGTCCACTATGTCTGCGAAGTGGGACACGTCCAAGCGGGCGGGAGCCGATATCGCAAGTGCGTCGACGGAAAGTGGACGCCGCTGCACCTTCGATGTGAAA GAAAGTTGTGTGGTTCTGCTGGAGAGATTACGAACGGAGAGTTCGTCTATACTGGGGTCCAGTTTGGCGACACCGCCACGGCCGTCTGTGATGAGGG GCATCTCCTTGTTGGCCAGGCAACCAGGAACTGCATGGCCCAGGGTTGGGATGGCCGCATTCCCATCTGTGAAG CTATCGACTGTGGCGAGCCTCCGAAAGTGGCGAACGCCGAGCTGCAAGGTTCTCGGGAGCCGCCGTTCACGTATAGGAGCACGGTCCACTATCGCTGTCTCACGGGGACCATGATAGGATCACGGGAGGTCTGGTGCACCCAGGACGGGACGTGGAGCACTCTTCCCACGTGTAAAG ATGTGACGTGTCCCCCTCCAAGAGTGCCAGGAGGCTTTTGGAGCGGAGCCTCGAGGGCCTCCTACGAGCACCGAGACAGCATCACTATCGAGTGCAAGCCGGGCTACGCCTCCACCGGCCCGAGCGTCGTCACCTGCGGGAGCGACGGCCGCTGGTCGCCCGGCCTCCCGCGGTGCGCCCCTAGAG CACGGCCCGTCCGCTGGAGGAACTAA
- the LOC101079356 gene encoding complement receptor type 1-like isoform X1 — protein MRTVGWNVVIVSFAYLASAAELPKKCSAPPEYPHTTLVKKYSSRKIFNEGEKIYYNCAEDFTPSKGFRAVQCSRGKWTKLTLKCEKKSCGNAGDLPNGQFEYEGNLYLGEKVFAVCNQGYTLKGPNYMICKKSGWTGEIPTCEEGEATCSTPAVANSLSPSGEVVRAGDSVNITCREGFQLDGAQQITCGPDGRWGPLPPQCLRTYVPTQLPDKDLRCGVPEAVGNADLADRFTTMKSFASGDRVHYVCEVGHVQAGGSRYRKCVDGKWTPLHLRCERKLCGSAGEITNGEFVYTGVQFGDTATAVCDEGHLLVGQATRNCMAQGWDGRIPICEAIDCGEPPKVANAELQGSREPPFTYRSTVHYRCLTGTMIGSREVWCTQDGTWSTLPTCKDVTCPPPRVPGGFWSGASRASYEHRDSITIECKPGYASTGPSVVTCGSDGRWSPGLPRCAPRARPVRWRN, from the exons ATGAGGACGGTCGGCTGGAATGTTGTGATTGTATCGTTCGCCTACCTGGCTTCAG cagCTGAATTGCCAAAGAAGTGCTCTGCGCCGCCCGAGTACCCGCACACCACCCTGGTTAAGAAGTACAGCAGCAGAAAGATTTTCAATGAAGGAGAGAAGATTTATTATAACTGTGCAGAAGATTTCACTCCATCCAAAGGGTTCCGAGCTGTGCAGTGTTCACGCGGAAAATGGACTAAATTGACTCTCAAGTGCGAAA AGAAATCCTGCGGAAACGCTGGGGATCTGCCAAACGGACAGTTCGAGTATGAAGGGAATTTATACCTGGGGGAGAAGGTCTTCGCCGTATGTAACCAGGG ATACACCCTGAAAGGACCCAACTACATGATCTGCAAGAAGTCCGGCTGGACGGGTGAGATTCCAACCTGTGAAG AGGGGGAGGCCACCTGTTCCACCCCTGCGGTCGCCAACTCTCTCAGCCCGTCTGGAGAGGTGGTCCGAGCGGGCGACAGCGTGAACATCACCTGCCGCGAAGGTTTCCAGCTGGACGGAGCTCAGCAGATCACCTGTGGTCCAGACGGCCGGTGGggacctctgcccccccagtGCCTGCGCACATACGTTCCAACCCAGTTACCTGATAAAGACC TACGCTGCGGCGTCCCAGAAGCCGTCGGAAACGCCGACCTTGCCGACAGATTCACCACAATGAAAAGCTTTGCTTCTGGTGACCGGGTCCACTATGTCTGCGAAGTGGGACACGTCCAAGCGGGCGGGAGCCGATATCGCAAGTGCGTCGACGGAAAGTGGACGCCGCTGCACCTTCGATGTGAAA GAAAGTTGTGTGGTTCTGCTGGAGAGATTACGAACGGAGAGTTCGTCTATACTGGGGTCCAGTTTGGCGACACCGCCACGGCCGTCTGTGATGAGGG GCATCTCCTTGTTGGCCAGGCAACCAGGAACTGCATGGCCCAGGGTTGGGATGGCCGCATTCCCATCTGTGAAG CTATCGACTGTGGCGAGCCTCCGAAAGTGGCGAACGCCGAGCTGCAAGGTTCTCGGGAGCCGCCGTTCACGTATAGGAGCACGGTCCACTATCGCTGTCTCACGGGGACCATGATAGGATCACGGGAGGTCTGGTGCACCCAGGACGGGACGTGGAGCACTCTTCCCACGTGTAAAG ATGTGACGTGTCCCCCTCCAAGAGTGCCAGGAGGCTTTTGGAGCGGAGCCTCGAGGGCCTCCTACGAGCACCGAGACAGCATCACTATCGAGTGCAAGCCGGGCTACGCCTCCACCGGCCCGAGCGTCGTCACCTGCGGGAGCGACGGCCGCTGGTCGCCCGGCCTCCCGCGGTGCGCCCCTAGAG CACGGCCCGTCCGCTGGAGGAACTAA